A genomic window from Streptomyces mirabilis includes:
- a CDS encoding VOC family protein: protein MGESAGLHPTIRTLTFDCSGDPYELGLFWSELLGRPLDDDDKPGDPEAVLRDPSGGPMLLFVRVPEGKSAKNRIHFDLQPQGRTRAQEVARALSLGARQIADHTRPDGGGWVTLTDPEGNEFCVERGELG from the coding sequence ATGGGCGAGTCGGCGGGGCTGCACCCGACCATCCGCACCCTCACCTTCGACTGCAGCGGCGATCCGTACGAGCTCGGCCTGTTCTGGAGCGAGTTGCTCGGCCGTCCGCTGGACGACGACGACAAGCCGGGTGACCCGGAGGCGGTGCTGCGTGACCCGTCCGGTGGTCCGATGCTGCTTTTCGTGCGCGTCCCCGAGGGCAAGTCGGCCAAGAACCGCATCCACTTCGACCTCCAGCCGCAGGGCCGCACCCGCGCCCAGGAGGTCGCCCGCGCCCTCTCCCTCGGCGCCCGCCAGATCGCCGACCACACCCGCCCGGACGGCGGCGGCTGGGTCACCCTCACCGACCCGGAGGGCAACGAATTCTGCGTGGAGCGCGGCGAGTTGGGCTGA
- a CDS encoding sigma-70 family RNA polymerase sigma factor, whose translation MRAVAMSLLGYGPDAEDVVQDAALTALRRIGDVRDPAAVGAWLRAVVRNAARMRPRVARETPGLEHAMRDWIWDAVEELPEQLRLVLMLRHFSGITSYQEIAAACEIPVGTVRSRLNQARAKPAQVLLSTAAQAHDDASVLTEGSRQEALETLHGVARGNLPRETAELWPAETELVGALGRTGERTHPFPAMRQNQESGVRQHLRHVVAGRDITIWEMDVINPVGAVSPCPPTLAWLMFRRDRGVQRLRVVFPEPPR comes from the coding sequence ATGCGCGCGGTGGCGATGAGCCTGCTCGGCTACGGCCCCGACGCGGAGGACGTGGTGCAGGACGCCGCACTGACCGCGCTGCGACGCATCGGGGACGTACGGGATCCCGCGGCCGTGGGAGCCTGGCTGCGGGCGGTCGTGCGCAACGCCGCCCGCATGCGGCCGCGTGTCGCCCGGGAGACGCCCGGACTGGAGCACGCGATGCGGGACTGGATCTGGGACGCGGTGGAGGAGCTGCCCGAGCAGTTGCGGCTGGTGCTGATGCTGCGGCACTTCAGCGGCATCACCTCGTACCAGGAGATCGCCGCCGCCTGTGAGATACCGGTGGGCACGGTGCGCAGCCGGCTCAACCAGGCCAGGGCGAAGCCGGCCCAGGTGCTGTTGTCGACCGCCGCCCAGGCGCACGACGACGCTTCCGTTCTCACCGAGGGCAGCAGGCAGGAGGCCCTGGAGACCCTGCACGGTGTCGCGCGTGGCAACCTGCCCCGGGAGACAGCCGAGCTGTGGCCGGCCGAGACCGAGCTGGTCGGTGCGCTCGGCCGAACAGGGGAACGCACCCACCCCTTCCCGGCCATGCGGCAGAACCAGGAATCCGGGGTGCGCCAGCACCTGCGCCATGTGGTGGCCGGCCGGGACATCACCATCTGGGAGATGGACGTCATCAATCCCGTCGGCGCCGTCAGCCCCTGCCCGCCGACCCTCGCCTGGCTCATGTTCCGGCGGGACAGAGGAGTTCAACGACTACGGGTGGTCTTCCCCGAACCTCCGCGGTGA
- a CDS encoding DinB family protein, which translates to MTRTDTPTAWDERTQLTTFLDYARATARAKCEGVSPEGARQAPLPGSPLMTLCGLISHLRWVEHYWFHVMFLGEEDDGPIAAATEEDPDPEMRIAVDVPLPQLLDEYEEQSARYRLLVAEHDLDTRAKRPFRDGRYMDLRWIVLHLIEETARHNGHLDIVRELVDGEKGA; encoded by the coding sequence ATGACGCGAACCGATACGCCCACCGCCTGGGACGAACGCACCCAACTGACCACCTTCCTCGACTACGCCCGAGCCACCGCCCGCGCCAAGTGCGAGGGAGTCTCGCCGGAGGGCGCGCGGCAGGCCCCGCTCCCCGGATCCCCGCTGATGACGCTGTGTGGGCTGATCAGCCACCTGCGCTGGGTCGAGCACTACTGGTTCCACGTAATGTTCCTCGGTGAGGAGGACGACGGGCCGATCGCGGCCGCGACGGAGGAGGATCCCGATCCGGAGATGCGGATCGCCGTCGACGTGCCGTTGCCCCAACTCCTCGACGAGTACGAGGAGCAGAGCGCCCGGTACCGTCTTCTGGTCGCCGAGCACGACCTGGACACCAGGGCCAAGCGTCCCTTCCGCGACGGCCGATACATGGACCTCCGCTGGATCGTGCTCCATCTGATCGAGGAGACCGCTCGGCACAACGGCCACCTGGACATCGTCCGGGAACTGGTCGACGGCGAGAAGGGAGCCTGA
- a CDS encoding carbohydrate ABC transporter permease encodes MTTPSPTLRKPRSTWTPAQIALTVVALALSVIWMAPLAWALSTSLKTPAESVASPHWIPKDFTLDSWRKVFEAGNIPNWFVNSLVVSVCVTFIVLLVASLAGYGFARTEFRGKSVLMAVTMAGLMFSPAILGVPLFTTVQSLGMVDTYWGMILPQCAPAAMVYILYKFFQSLPRELEEAAFIDGAGRWRIFFTLVLPLSKPSLSAVGIFTFIASWNNFLWPYMVTNNPDLMTMPNGIATVQNAFGIVWPQLMAGGLIAGLPLIVVFVFFQSQIVRGVAHTGLAGQ; translated from the coding sequence ATGACCACGCCGTCTCCCACCCTCCGTAAACCCCGCAGCACCTGGACGCCCGCGCAGATCGCCCTGACGGTCGTCGCCCTCGCCCTGTCGGTGATCTGGATGGCGCCGCTGGCGTGGGCCCTGTCCACGTCGCTCAAGACCCCGGCGGAATCGGTGGCCTCGCCGCACTGGATCCCCAAGGACTTCACCCTCGACTCCTGGCGGAAGGTCTTCGAGGCCGGCAACATCCCCAACTGGTTCGTCAACTCGCTGGTCGTGTCGGTCTGCGTCACCTTCATCGTGCTGCTGGTCGCCTCCCTCGCCGGATACGGCTTCGCCCGCACCGAGTTCCGCGGCAAGTCCGTCCTGATGGCCGTGACGATGGCGGGCCTGATGTTCTCCCCGGCGATCCTCGGCGTCCCGCTCTTCACCACCGTGCAGTCGCTCGGCATGGTCGACACCTACTGGGGCATGATCCTGCCGCAGTGCGCCCCCGCCGCGATGGTCTACATCCTCTACAAGTTCTTCCAGTCGCTGCCCCGCGAGCTGGAGGAGGCGGCGTTCATCGACGGCGCGGGCCGCTGGCGGATCTTCTTCACCCTCGTCCTGCCGCTCTCGAAGCCCTCGCTGTCGGCCGTCGGGATCTTCACCTTCATCGCCTCGTGGAACAACTTCCTGTGGCCCTACATGGTGACCAACAACCCCGACCTGATGACCATGCCGAACGGCATCGCCACCGTGCAGAACGCCTTCGGCATCGTCTGGCCGCAGCTCATGGCGGGCGGCCTGATCGCGGGACTTCCGCTGATCGTCGTGTTCGTCTTCTTCCAGAGCCAGATCGTGCGGGGCGTGGCCCACACGGGTCTGGCCGGCCAGTAA
- a CDS encoding alpha-hydroxy acid oxidase: protein MTDIGRWMDGLQERAAEVLPEDVYAYFRRGAGRGMSVAEATSAWDQFRFRARLLRDVSTCDASTTVLGTPVRTPVLVAPSTLQRKAHPDGEAATARGVAAAGSLLAVTSNTAVPFADLVPSGAPWWVQVYVARDPVLTIETLERALAAGARAVVLTADTPPVNGSRGKRGTQVDDFIGPEDLYGNVTGIPSPEAAERAPDLTLDVIGWLRERARGLPIVVKGVLRGDDARELVAAGASGLIVSNHGGRQLDGLVPTAWALPEVVDAVAGTGAEVYADGGLRRGTHILAALALGARAVFIGRPVLWALTVRGAAGVTRLIDDLTDELVEAMSLTGTPSVLELTRDLLWAAPRPPLD, encoded by the coding sequence GTGACAGACATCGGTCGCTGGATGGACGGTCTTCAGGAGCGGGCCGCCGAGGTGCTGCCGGAGGACGTCTACGCGTACTTCCGGCGCGGCGCCGGTCGCGGCATGAGCGTCGCGGAGGCGACCTCGGCCTGGGACCAGTTCCGTTTCCGGGCACGGCTGTTGCGGGACGTCTCGACGTGCGACGCGTCTACGACCGTACTCGGCACGCCCGTTCGTACCCCCGTACTCGTCGCGCCCAGCACCCTGCAGCGCAAGGCCCACCCGGACGGGGAGGCCGCCACCGCGCGGGGCGTCGCGGCGGCGGGTTCGCTGCTGGCGGTGACCTCGAACACCGCGGTGCCGTTCGCGGACCTGGTACCGAGCGGGGCACCGTGGTGGGTGCAGGTGTACGTGGCCCGGGACCCCGTGCTGACCATCGAGACGCTGGAGCGGGCCCTCGCCGCCGGGGCGCGGGCGGTCGTACTGACCGCCGACACGCCGCCGGTCAACGGGTCGCGGGGCAAACGTGGCACGCAGGTCGACGACTTCATCGGACCGGAGGACCTGTACGGCAACGTCACCGGGATTCCCTCGCCCGAGGCGGCCGAGCGCGCACCCGATCTGACCCTCGACGTCATCGGCTGGCTGCGTGAACGGGCCCGCGGCCTCCCCATCGTCGTCAAGGGCGTGCTGCGCGGCGACGACGCCCGGGAACTGGTGGCCGCGGGAGCGTCCGGCCTCATCGTCTCGAACCACGGTGGACGGCAACTGGACGGGCTGGTGCCCACCGCCTGGGCCCTGCCGGAGGTCGTCGACGCGGTAGCGGGCACCGGTGCCGAGGTCTACGCCGACGGCGGACTGCGCCGCGGCACCCACATCCTCGCCGCCCTCGCCCTCGGTGCCCGGGCCGTGTTCATCGGCCGGCCCGTCCTGTGGGCGCTGACCGTCCGCGGCGCCGCCGGTGTGACCCGCCTGATCGACGACCTCACCGACGAACTCGTCGAGGCCATGAGCCTGACCGGCACACCGAGCGTGCTCGAACTGACCCGCGACCTCCTGTGGGCGGCTCCCCGACCGCCACTCGATTGA
- a CDS encoding alpha-N-arabinofuranosidase has translation MRTARFALDPAFTIGEVNPRLFGSFVEHLGRCVYTGIYEPEHPSADAEGLRTDVLELVRELGVTTIRYPGGNFVSAYNWEDGVGPAEERPRRLDLAWRSTETNRFGLSEYIAFLRKIGPQAEPMMAINLGTRGVAEALELQEYANHPGGTARSDLRVAHGDKEPFGIGLWCLGNEMDGPWQTGHKTAEEYGRLAAETARAMRQIEPDLELVACGSSGQSMETFAAWEATVLAETYDLVDYISLHAYYEETDGDRDSFLASAVDTESFIENVVATCDHVGARLKSKKKINLSFDEWNVWYQSRPNPHPVEDWQEAPRILEDVYSVTDAVVFGSLLIALLRHADRVTVACLAQLVNVIAPIMTEPGGAAWRQTTFFPFAQAAKYGRGEVLDVRAVSPTYETKKYGEVDLLHATAVRAEDGSVTVFAVNRSQTEPLPLEVALNRLGSTTVVEHSAVADADPDARNTLQDQERVTPHPVEGTTLQDDGTLTAVLEPLSWNVIRLS, from the coding sequence ATGCGTACCGCCCGCTTCGCCCTGGACCCCGCCTTCACCATCGGTGAGGTCAACCCCCGCCTCTTCGGCTCCTTCGTCGAACACCTCGGCCGCTGCGTCTACACCGGCATCTACGAACCCGAGCACCCCTCCGCGGACGCCGAAGGCCTCCGCACCGACGTACTGGAACTGGTCCGCGAACTGGGCGTCACCACCATCCGCTACCCCGGCGGCAACTTCGTCTCCGCCTACAACTGGGAGGACGGCGTGGGCCCCGCGGAGGAACGGCCCCGCCGCCTCGACCTAGCCTGGCGCTCCACCGAGACCAACCGCTTCGGCCTGTCCGAGTACATCGCCTTCCTGAGGAAGATCGGCCCCCAGGCCGAGCCGATGATGGCGATCAACCTCGGCACGCGCGGGGTCGCCGAGGCCCTGGAGCTCCAGGAGTACGCCAACCACCCGGGTGGGACGGCCCGTTCGGACCTGCGGGTGGCGCACGGCGACAAGGAGCCCTTCGGCATCGGCCTGTGGTGTCTGGGCAACGAGATGGACGGGCCCTGGCAGACCGGCCACAAGACGGCGGAGGAGTACGGCCGTCTCGCCGCCGAGACCGCCCGCGCGATGCGCCAGATCGAGCCGGACCTCGAACTCGTCGCGTGCGGATCGTCGGGGCAGAGCATGGAGACGTTCGCCGCGTGGGAGGCGACGGTGCTGGCGGAGACGTACGACCTCGTCGACTACATCTCCCTGCACGCCTACTACGAGGAGACCGACGGCGACCGCGACTCCTTCCTCGCCTCCGCCGTCGACACCGAGTCCTTCATCGAGAACGTGGTGGCGACCTGCGACCACGTGGGCGCCCGGCTGAAGTCGAAGAAGAAGATCAACCTCTCCTTCGACGAGTGGAACGTCTGGTACCAGAGCCGGCCGAACCCGCATCCGGTCGAGGACTGGCAGGAGGCCCCGCGCATCCTGGAGGACGTCTACAGCGTCACGGACGCGGTCGTCTTCGGCTCCCTGCTGATCGCGCTGCTGCGGCACGCGGACCGGGTGACCGTCGCCTGTCTCGCCCAGCTCGTCAACGTCATCGCGCCGATCATGACCGAGCCGGGCGGCGCGGCCTGGCGGCAGACGACGTTCTTCCCGTTCGCGCAGGCGGCGAAGTACGGGCGCGGGGAGGTCCTCGACGTCCGCGCGGTGTCGCCGACGTACGAGACGAAGAAGTACGGGGAGGTCGACCTGCTGCACGCCACCGCCGTGCGTGCCGAGGACGGCTCGGTCACCGTCTTCGCGGTCAACCGCAGCCAGACCGAGCCGCTGCCGCTCGAAGTCGCCCTGAACCGGCTGGGGTCGACGACGGTCGTCGAGCACAGCGCGGTCGCCGACGCGGACCCCGACGCCCGCAACACCCTTCAGGACCAGGAACGGGTCACCCCGCACCCCGTCGAGGGCACCACCCTCCAGGACGACGGCACCCTGACCGCCGTCCTGGAGCCGCTGTCCTGGAACGTGATCCGGCTCAGCTAG
- a CDS encoding arabinan endo-1,5-alpha-L-arabinosidase, whose product MKRLGLAALLAAATIALLPSTASADVTYPDPLPLTGRQIIHDPTVTHLRNGRYVAYSTGGVIGARLSTDLHHWDDAGNAFTTPPSWWYDYNSTADPWAPDLSYRDGRYWLYYAVSSWGTNHSAIGVATSKTGMPGTWTDHGPAFTSRTTDAWNAIDPAVIRADGKLWMAFGSYWTGIRMVELDPGTGKAIADTPVEHLATRPDAPYAVEGPYIVEHGRYYYLFASYDACCAGVNSTYKIRVGRSTSVTGPYADGTGKPMLEGGGDLLLAGHGRYIGTGGESVFHDRGQDWLAYHYYDADDSGTPKLGLNRLSWTKDGWPSVL is encoded by the coding sequence TTGAAGCGCCTCGGACTCGCCGCGCTGCTCGCCGCGGCCACCATCGCCCTGCTCCCGTCCACCGCGTCGGCCGACGTCACCTACCCCGACCCCCTCCCGCTCACCGGCCGGCAGATCATCCACGACCCCACGGTCACCCACCTCAGGAACGGCCGCTACGTCGCCTACTCCACCGGCGGAGTCATCGGCGCGCGACTCTCCACCGACCTCCACCACTGGGACGACGCGGGCAACGCCTTCACCACGCCGCCGAGTTGGTGGTACGACTACAACTCCACCGCCGACCCCTGGGCCCCCGACCTCTCCTACCGGGACGGCCGGTACTGGCTCTACTACGCCGTCTCCTCCTGGGGCACCAACCACTCGGCGATCGGCGTGGCCACGTCGAAGACGGGCATGCCCGGCACCTGGACCGACCACGGTCCGGCCTTCACCTCCCGGACCACCGACGCCTGGAACGCCATCGACCCGGCGGTGATCCGGGCCGACGGCAAGCTGTGGATGGCGTTCGGCTCGTACTGGACGGGCATCCGCATGGTCGAACTGGACCCCGGCACCGGCAAGGCGATCGCCGACACACCCGTGGAGCACCTGGCCACCCGCCCGGACGCCCCGTACGCGGTCGAGGGCCCGTACATCGTCGAACACGGCCGCTACTACTACCTCTTCGCCTCCTACGACGCCTGCTGCGCGGGCGTGAACTCCACCTACAAGATCCGGGTGGGCAGGTCGACGTCGGTGACCGGCCCCTACGCGGACGGCACGGGCAAGCCGATGCTGGAGGGCGGCGGCGACCTCCTCCTGGCCGGACACGGCAGGTACATCGGCACCGGTGGTGAGTCGGTCTTCCACGACCGAGGCCAGGACTGGCTGGCGTACCACTACTACGACGCCGATGACTCGGGCACGCCCAAGCTGGGGCTGAACAGGCTCAGCTGGACGAAAGACGGCTGGCCAAGCGTCCTTTAG
- a CDS encoding DUF2637 domain-containing protein, giving the protein MDWTQDDPTLRDIQLDPRATAYDPLNPPFTGADPLGTQHFWHVPEPAIEPDAWDPDEELAQMLYTTSSVTPAAPAPPHSHALPRRPVNRRRPRPGFHAIAAKHRIITVVFLVVMIIVSAVMMLGWSVSYSYNQLRGISLLVVSAKLARWWPLMVYGPWLVAGLSILRASVQHRSARRSWSVMLIASATAVALCVGQSPRSLLAMVVVGIPPITALICFRELVGQISPHHGPRHACQTLRRPKQPRP; this is encoded by the coding sequence ATGGACTGGACTCAGGACGATCCCACCCTCCGCGACATTCAGCTCGATCCGCGAGCCACCGCCTACGATCCGCTGAACCCCCCGTTCACCGGCGCCGATCCGCTCGGGACGCAACACTTCTGGCACGTCCCCGAGCCCGCGATCGAACCGGACGCGTGGGATCCGGACGAAGAGCTGGCGCAGATGCTGTACACGACGTCGAGCGTGACGCCCGCCGCTCCGGCCCCGCCGCACAGCCACGCCCTGCCGCGCCGCCCGGTCAACCGGCGCAGGCCCCGGCCGGGATTCCACGCCATTGCAGCTAAACACAGGATCATCACGGTTGTTTTCCTGGTCGTAATGATCATTGTATCCGCAGTGATGATGCTGGGATGGTCCGTCTCTTATTCATACAACCAACTGCGTGGCATTTCACTTCTGGTCGTTTCGGCAAAGTTGGCGCGATGGTGGCCGCTGATGGTGTACGGACCGTGGCTCGTGGCGGGTCTGTCCATTCTTCGGGCATCCGTTCAGCACCGGAGCGCCAGACGGTCCTGGTCCGTGATGCTGATCGCCTCCGCCACGGCGGTCGCCCTCTGCGTCGGCCAGTCCCCGCGCTCCCTGCTGGCGATGGTCGTCGTCGGAATCCCACCCATCACCGCCCTGATCTGCTTCCGGGAACTCGTCGGCCAGATCTCGCCCCACCACGGACCTCGGCACGCCTGCCAGACCCTGAGGCGGCCCAAGCAGCCAAGACCTTGA
- a CDS encoding nuclear transport factor 2 family protein, with product MTLATEDRLAITELVSLHGHLFDDGRLDELTELFTEDVVYDVSAFGQGELVGIAAIREAALVLGAANPVAHHVTNIVITDDLGDGRARVRSKGLGVMADGRCGSVSYEDVVVRRDGAWRITRRRVEARRVPLNGVTRA from the coding sequence ATGACACTCGCCACCGAAGACCGCCTGGCCATCACCGAGTTGGTTTCCCTGCACGGCCATCTCTTCGACGACGGACGCCTCGACGAACTGACGGAACTGTTCACCGAGGACGTCGTCTACGACGTGTCCGCCTTCGGACAGGGCGAGTTGGTCGGGATCGCGGCGATCCGGGAAGCGGCCCTCGTCCTCGGCGCCGCGAACCCCGTCGCCCATCACGTCACCAACATCGTCATCACCGACGACCTCGGAGACGGCCGCGCGCGGGTGCGGTCCAAAGGACTGGGGGTCATGGCGGACGGCCGGTGCGGATCGGTGTCGTACGAGGACGTCGTGGTGCGACGTGACGGGGCGTGGCGCATCACGCGGCGGAGGGTGGAGGCACGTCGGGTGCCATTGAACGGGGTGACGCGCGCCTAG
- a CDS encoding beta-galactosidase yields MVLSRRTFSALAGTTALGLTLSGSDGAFARASTPTGPAPEPPGADGTRHTVGFDKYSMLVDGSRVVLWSGEVHPFRLPSPSLWRDVLEKLRAHGYNTISVYVSWNYHSPAPGRYDFTGVRDLDLFLRTAAETGLYVILRPGPYINAEVDAGGFPGWLTATRGTARTSDPTYLSYVDEWLTAVNRIAVRHLYTHGGGTIVLYQLENEYANNVTSPRGRDYMAHLYAKVRADGIDVPLFHNDKGRNGYWAPGTFDTGGESGRYLYGFDGYPSPFAPPPDWGYYGIGGTKGGSTASPETPGLLAEFGGGWFDPWGGVEFDGKGYAESARTRDAAYERRFYLTNLANGIKVHNVYMTFGGTSWGWLPAPVVYTSYDYGAALDEARRPTPKLVPMHQLGQLLHSVPDLAKLDRAADIQVGAKGGASGEAAGITAYHLVNPDTKAHFHILRNDRADDVLATVPLAGVNVPLPVPVPGLDARLLATGLPLGRRTLRYSSAQPMLWLTAGRQDVAVFTGRRGEATQTAVECASKPTVTVLEGKADLAYTSGALRVGAELDGLTRVLVEGGGTDAPFLLLLADDETSVRLWRHETPSGPVLAYGPALLRTAALRDTTVHLTGDTVEAADLEVWGPRGMSEVVWNQDRLKARTTTSGSLRAEQRLPGVAAVHLPALDNWRFHTENPESDAGFDDSAWKVADRTSSYSTTPVPAGQPVLFADDYGFHYGDVWYRGRFTDAGAAGSLSLSYVTGTQGLLMAWLDGKPLGAHRMPVPDKSTVRKGTWSATATFPVRYASGPHVLSVLVRRMQHDMDGAAKDTHKAARGLTAVTFTGASPTVTWRIQGEAAPDPVRGPLNHGGLYGERQGWHLPGFADGGWKAVDFPRATRGQGVAWYRTGFRLAIDPGVDASIGLTLTDDPARAYRVQIFLNGWNMGQYINDVGPQHTFVLPNGVLRTRGANTLALAVLSDGTTPAGPGEVKLTLMGSAAGGVPVTPVDSPGRAHARAS; encoded by the coding sequence ATGGTGTTGAGCAGACGTACCTTCAGCGCACTCGCCGGCACCACCGCGCTCGGACTGACGCTCAGCGGGAGCGACGGCGCCTTCGCCCGCGCGAGCACCCCCACCGGCCCGGCACCGGAGCCGCCCGGCGCCGACGGCACTCGCCACACCGTGGGTTTCGACAAGTACTCGATGCTGGTCGACGGCAGCCGGGTCGTCCTGTGGTCCGGCGAGGTCCACCCCTTCCGGCTGCCGAGCCCCTCCCTCTGGCGGGACGTCCTGGAGAAGCTGCGGGCCCACGGCTACAACACCATCAGCGTCTACGTCTCCTGGAACTACCACTCCCCCGCGCCCGGACGGTACGACTTCACCGGCGTCCGCGACCTCGACCTGTTCCTGCGCACGGCCGCCGAGACCGGCCTGTACGTGATCCTGCGGCCCGGCCCGTACATCAACGCCGAGGTCGACGCGGGCGGCTTCCCCGGCTGGCTGACCGCCACCCGGGGTACCGCCCGCACCTCCGACCCGACCTATCTGTCGTACGTCGACGAGTGGCTGACCGCCGTGAACCGGATCGCGGTCCGGCACCTCTACACCCACGGCGGCGGCACGATCGTCCTCTACCAGCTGGAGAACGAGTACGCGAACAACGTCACCAGCCCCCGCGGGCGCGACTACATGGCCCACCTCTACGCCAAGGTCCGCGCCGACGGCATCGACGTGCCGCTCTTCCACAACGACAAGGGGCGCAACGGCTACTGGGCTCCGGGAACGTTCGACACGGGCGGCGAGAGCGGCCGCTATCTGTACGGCTTCGACGGCTACCCCTCGCCCTTCGCACCGCCGCCCGACTGGGGCTACTACGGCATCGGCGGTACGAAGGGCGGCTCGACGGCGAGTCCCGAGACCCCGGGGCTGCTGGCCGAGTTCGGGGGCGGCTGGTTCGATCCGTGGGGCGGGGTGGAGTTCGACGGGAAGGGGTACGCGGAGTCGGCGCGGACCCGTGACGCGGCGTACGAGCGGCGTTTCTACCTCACCAACCTCGCCAACGGCATCAAGGTCCACAACGTCTACATGACGTTCGGGGGGACCTCCTGGGGCTGGCTGCCCGCGCCGGTCGTCTACACCTCGTACGACTACGGCGCCGCCCTCGACGAGGCCCGCAGACCCACCCCCAAGCTGGTCCCCATGCACCAGCTCGGGCAGCTCCTGCACTCCGTGCCCGACCTCGCCAAGCTGGACCGGGCGGCCGACATCCAGGTCGGCGCGAAGGGCGGCGCGTCGGGGGAGGCCGCCGGGATCACGGCGTACCACCTGGTCAACCCGGACACGAAGGCCCACTTCCACATCCTGCGCAACGACCGGGCCGACGACGTGCTCGCCACTGTCCCCCTCGCCGGAGTGAACGTTCCGCTACCGGTACCGGTCCCCGGCCTCGACGCCCGGCTGCTCGCCACCGGTCTCCCGCTCGGGCGGCGGACGTTGAGGTACTCCAGCGCCCAGCCGATGCTGTGGCTCACCGCCGGACGGCAGGACGTCGCCGTGTTCACGGGGCGCAGGGGGGAGGCGACACAGACGGCCGTCGAGTGCGCGAGCAAGCCCACGGTCACCGTGCTGGAGGGGAAGGCCGACCTCGCGTACACGTCCGGCGCACTGCGCGTCGGCGCCGAACTCGACGGTCTGACCCGGGTGTTGGTGGAGGGCGGCGGCACGGACGCCCCCTTCCTCCTGTTGCTCGCCGACGACGAGACGTCCGTACGACTGTGGCGCCACGAGACCCCGTCGGGGCCCGTGCTCGCGTACGGCCCGGCGCTCCTGCGCACCGCCGCCCTGCGCGACACGACCGTCCATCTCACCGGGGACACCGTCGAGGCGGCCGACCTCGAGGTGTGGGGGCCGCGCGGGATGAGTGAAGTGGTGTGGAACCAGGACAGGTTGAAGGCCCGGACGACCACCTCCGGGAGTCTGCGGGCCGAGCAGCGGCTGCCGGGGGTCGCGGCGGTCCACCTGCCCGCGCTGGACAATTGGCGATTCCACACCGAGAACCCCGAGTCGGACGCCGGGTTCGACGACTCCGCCTGGAAGGTCGCGGACAGGACCTCCTCGTACAGCACCACCCCCGTACCGGCCGGGCAGCCCGTCCTCTTCGCCGACGACTACGGCTTCCACTACGGAGACGTCTGGTACCGGGGGCGCTTCACGGACGCAGGCGCCGCCGGCTCGCTGTCCCTCTCGTACGTCACGGGCACACAGGGGCTGCTGATGGCGTGGCTGGACGGGAAACCGCTCGGCGCTCACCGGATGCCGGTGCCGGACAAGTCGACTGTGCGGAAGGGCACTTGGTCCGCCACGGCCACCTTCCCCGTGCGGTACGCGAGCGGACCGCACGTCCTCTCCGTCCTCGTACGCCGGATGCAGCACGACATGGACGGCGCGGCGAAGGACACGCACAAGGCCGCACGGGGCCTCACGGCGGTGACGTTCACGGGGGCGAGCCCGACCGTCACCTGGCGGATCCAGGGCGAGGCGGCGCCCGACCCGGTGCGGGGACCGCTCAACCATGGCGGGCTGTACGGGGAACGGCAGGGCTGGCATCTGCCGGGGTTCGCCGACGGCGGCTGGAAGGCCGTGGACTTCCCGCGGGCGACGCGCGGGCAGGGAGTCGCCTGGTACCGCACCGGGTTCCGGCTCGCGATCGACCCGGGCGTGGACGCCTCGATCGGGCTCACCCTCACCGACGACCCGGCCCGCGCCTACCGCGTCCAGATCTTCCTGAACGGCTGGAACATGGGCCAGTACATCAACGATGTCGGCCCCCAGCACACCTTCGTCCTGCCCAACGGCGTCCTGCGCACCCGGGGCGCCAACACCCTGGCCCTCGCCGTCCTGTCCGACGGCACCACCCCGGCCGGTCCCGGCGAGGTGAAGCTGACGCTGATGGGCAGCGCGGCCGGAGGGGTACCGGTGACACCGGTGGACTCCCCCGGCCGCGCACACGCGCGCGCTAGCTGA
- a CDS encoding DUF4232 domain-containing protein, giving the protein MYQATVRPDGTGTGAAIVEITNVSGKACTVQGYPTVAGAGNGSPEKNRPLTVTTTGGASRVKVTAGGKAWTKLTFVQVQGEADGYCKSGATPASYPTLVVGVPGAGAHQVALTDGVIAECDDKVTVTALSAAKPS; this is encoded by the coding sequence ATGTACCAGGCCACGGTGCGGCCGGACGGTACCGGGACCGGCGCGGCGATCGTCGAGATCACCAACGTGTCCGGCAAGGCGTGCACCGTCCAGGGGTATCCGACCGTGGCGGGGGCGGGCAACGGTTCCCCCGAGAAGAACCGTCCGCTCACGGTGACCACGACCGGGGGCGCGTCCAGGGTGAAGGTCACGGCGGGCGGGAAGGCGTGGACGAAGCTGACGTTCGTGCAGGTCCAGGGTGAGGCCGACGGCTACTGCAAGTCCGGAGCCACACCCGCCAGCTACCCGACGCTGGTGGTGGGCGTCCCGGGTGCCGGGGCGCACCAGGTCGCGCTGACGGACGGTGTCATCGCCGAGTGCGACGACAAGGTGACAGTCACCGCCCTCTCGGCGGCCAAGCCCTCCTGA